Sequence from the Stenotrophomonas sp. 364 genome:
ATGCTCGAACAGATCCGCTGGCACCTGCAGCAACGGCATACCGTGGTGATCGTGTCCGGCTCGCTGGACCTGTACCTGCGGCCGTGGTGCGAATCGCTGGGGCTGGGCCTGATCTGCAACCGGCTGGAAAGCCACGACGGCCGCCTGACCGGGCGCTATGCCGACGGCGACTGTGGCCCGCGCAAGGTTGAACACATCCGCCAACGCTACGACCTGTCACGCTTCCAGCGCATCCACGCCTACGGCGACAGCCGCGAAGACCGGCCGATGCTGGCGCTCGCCCACGACCGCTGGTATCGCGGCAAACCCCTCAAATAACGCCCCGCGCAGCCGACGCCACGCATGCCCAGCACCTCCGCCAGTTTGATCGAACGCCTCGACCGCCTGTTGCCGCAGACCCAATGCGGCCAGTGCGGCTATGACGGCTGCTACCCGTACGCGCAGGCCATGGCCCGTGGCGAGGCCGGCGTCGACCACTGCCCACCGGGCGGCGACGACGGTGCCCGTGCGCTGGCCCATGTGCTGGGCGTACCGGCGGTGCCGTTCGACCGCAGCCGCGGCGCGCACAAACCCGCACAGGTCGCGCTGATCATCGAAGCCGACTGCATCGGCTGCACCAAATGCATCCAGGCCTGCCCGGTGGACGCCATCGTGGGCGGTGCCAAGTACATGCACACCGTCCTGCCCGACCTGTGCACCGGTTGCGAGCTGTGCATTCCCCCGTGCCCGGTGGATTGC
This genomic interval carries:
- the rnfB gene encoding Rnf electron transport complex subunit RnfB encodes the protein MPSTSASLIERLDRLLPQTQCGQCGYDGCYPYAQAMARGEAGVDHCPPGGDDGARALAHVLGVPAVPFDRSRGAHKPAQVALIIEADCIGCTKCIQACPVDAIVGGAKYMHTVLPDLCTGCELCIPPCPVDCIELIAAPAR
- a CDS encoding HAD family hydrolase — encoded protein: MELALFDFDHTVTTCDTYGRFLRRVATPEQLAQAWWKVGPWLLAYRLKLISAARIRARVTRLTFSNRHSEDIATQAAGYARDVLPGVVRPQMLEQIRWHLQQRHTVVIVSGSLDLYLRPWCESLGLGLICNRLESHDGRLTGRYADGDCGPRKVEHIRQRYDLSRFQRIHAYGDSREDRPMLALAHDRWYRGKPLK